Proteins from a genomic interval of Flammeovirgaceae bacterium SG7u.111:
- a CDS encoding LytTR family DNA-binding domain-containing protein, with protein MPLKVVIVEDEPATARNLEYILQSIEPDIVVLVVLPSVAASVKWLQANQSQCALIFMDIRLSDGLSFEIFEKVKVDPPVIFLTAYNEYALQAFKANGIGYILKPYDEDEVEEALVKFKKLSISTPALQNYSELITLMENLKAGPSSFKKSFLVQHREKLLPLDVGKIAWFYTENELVYAYTSDHNKYIIDFTLEQLQQQLDPTHFFRVNRQFIVCRKAIQDIDFYFNGRLIVNTTPKSNEQILISKAKAPEFKVWMNA; from the coding sequence ATGCCATTAAAAGTTGTAATAGTTGAGGATGAACCCGCTACCGCCAGAAACCTTGAATATATCCTGCAATCTATCGAGCCAGACATAGTAGTGTTGGTCGTTTTACCAAGCGTTGCTGCTTCGGTAAAATGGCTGCAAGCTAACCAAAGCCAATGCGCACTGATATTTATGGATATCCGATTGTCAGATGGGCTTTCGTTTGAAATTTTCGAAAAGGTAAAAGTGGATCCGCCAGTAATTTTCTTAACGGCTTACAATGAATATGCGCTCCAGGCTTTCAAGGCAAATGGAATTGGCTATATCCTTAAGCCTTACGATGAAGACGAAGTGGAAGAAGCTCTAGTTAAATTCAAGAAACTTTCCATAAGTACACCTGCTCTACAAAATTATAGTGAACTTATTACCTTGATGGAAAACCTGAAAGCAGGGCCAAGTTCTTTTAAAAAGTCTTTTTTGGTGCAACACAGAGAAAAACTTTTACCGTTGGATGTGGGGAAAATTGCTTGGTTTTATACCGAAAATGAACTAGTGTATGCATATACAAGTGACCACAATAAGTACATCATCGACTTTACCTTGGAGCAGCTTCAGCAGCAACTAGACCCTACACATTTCTTCAGGGTCAATCGTCAGTTTATCGTTTGCCGCAAAGCCATTCAGGATATTGATTTCTATTTTAATGGAAGGCTTATTGTGAATACCACCCCAAAATCAAATGAGCAAATTTTGATTAGCAAGGCGAAAGCACCTGAGTTTAAGGTTTGGATGAACGCCTAA
- a CDS encoding histidine kinase: MNTTTEKKLAFYSSLFIALAINLPRILVSKESFLAGSFSKANIGMYESFYQAFYNFLFCLLITFFNLKEWKRLKGKRSLQEYLSLISLNLLAVFIFAAIGIISQRYLFNNFDYFIILVGGYFFRFLLSITLILIGIRIYLLVEESRAKDIENEQLKSLYLKAELGVLKGQLDPHFFFNALSSLSSIVREDPPKAQQYISHLSKVFRYSLQVSDQNLVLLSDELKALKSYAELLKMRHEKGFQLQIDIPEIELGNHLPHMSLQPLLENAAKHNAVSLENPLTVRIYTENRFLVIKNNFQPVPFPESGTGIGLANLNDRFQILLHKGIEIVKNESDFIVKLPLSTAQ; encoded by the coding sequence ATGAATACAACTACAGAAAAGAAATTAGCTTTTTATAGCTCCTTGTTTATCGCCCTTGCCATCAATTTGCCGAGAATCCTTGTTTCAAAAGAAAGCTTCTTAGCCGGCTCTTTTTCGAAAGCAAATATAGGCATGTATGAATCTTTTTATCAGGCTTTTTACAACTTCCTTTTTTGCCTCCTTATTACATTTTTTAATTTAAAAGAGTGGAAACGCCTTAAAGGCAAGAGGAGCCTCCAAGAGTATTTGTCACTAATTTCCCTCAACCTATTGGCTGTATTCATTTTTGCTGCTATAGGTATCATTTCCCAAAGGTATTTGTTCAATAACTTTGACTATTTCATTATCTTGGTGGGTGGGTATTTCTTTCGTTTTTTACTGAGTATTACCCTTATTCTAATAGGTATTAGGATTTACCTTTTGGTAGAAGAAAGTAGGGCTAAAGATATAGAGAACGAGCAGTTGAAATCTCTTTACCTAAAAGCAGAATTAGGAGTTTTGAAAGGACAGTTAGACCCTCATTTTTTCTTTAATGCCCTAAGTAGCCTTTCAAGCATAGTTAGGGAAGACCCACCCAAAGCACAGCAGTATATCAGTCATTTATCTAAAGTGTTCCGGTATTCTTTGCAGGTATCAGACCAAAACTTGGTGCTTCTTTCCGATGAATTAAAAGCGCTAAAATCGTATGCGGAATTATTAAAAATGCGTCATGAAAAGGGGTTTCAGCTACAGATAGATATTCCCGAAATTGAGTTGGGCAACCATTTGCCCCATATGTCATTGCAGCCCTTGCTGGAAAATGCAGCAAAGCACAATGCTGTATCATTGGAAAATCCGCTTACGGTAAGAATTTATACAGAAAACAGGTTTTTGGTGATAAAAAATAACTTTCAGCCAGTTCCCTTTCCTGAAAGTGGCACGGGGATAGGATTGGCTAACTTGAATGACCGATTTCAAATTCTTTTGCACAAAGGAATTGAAATCGTTAAAAATGAATCTGATTTTATCGTTAAATTGCCACTATCCACTGCTCAATAA
- a CDS encoding sterol desaturase family protein produces the protein MDTQLTQYRGSVLLFLVTLILLEIAWSWRRDKKVYQIKETFTNLAILFGFQFSKFIFASYQLAVLGSFTKLALFDIPKNIWTFLATFILADFIYYWFHRASHVWKPLWAFHLIHHSSLFMNLTTAYRLNWFSAIISPLFFVPLALAGFSPDFIVISYALNLLYQFFLHTEAIGKLGPIEGWIDTPSAHRVHHGSNPQYIDKNFGGVLLIWDRIFGTYQPETEKVKYGITTGFISNNPLVLNFKGFIDLFKGKMRYKG, from the coding sequence ATGGATACCCAACTTACACAGTATAGAGGAAGCGTGTTGTTGTTTTTAGTTACACTTATCCTTTTAGAAATTGCCTGGAGCTGGCGGAGAGATAAGAAAGTGTACCAGATAAAAGAAACCTTTACCAACCTCGCTATTCTTTTTGGCTTTCAATTTTCTAAATTTATTTTTGCAAGCTATCAACTGGCGGTTTTAGGCTCATTTACCAAGCTTGCCCTGTTCGATATCCCCAAAAATATTTGGACTTTTCTCGCCACGTTTATTTTAGCTGATTTCATTTATTACTGGTTTCACCGCGCCTCGCATGTTTGGAAACCGCTTTGGGCATTTCACCTTATTCATCATTCCAGCCTTTTCATGAACCTCACTACAGCCTATCGGCTAAATTGGTTTTCGGCTATTATTAGCCCACTTTTCTTTGTGCCCTTAGCACTGGCAGGTTTTTCTCCAGACTTCATTGTGATCAGTTATGCCCTGAACTTGCTTTACCAATTTTTCCTCCATACTGAAGCCATTGGGAAGCTGGGACCGATAGAAGGCTGGATAGATACGCCATCCGCTCACAGGGTCCATCATGGTTCCAATCCTCAGTACATCGACAAAAACTTTGGAGGTGTTCTGCTGATTTGGGACAGGATATTCGGCACTTATCAACCTGAGACCGAAAAGGTGAAATATGGTATTACCACAGGTTTTATCAGCAATAATCCGTTAGTGTTGAATTTTAAAGGGTTCATTGACTTGTTCAAAGGAAAAATGAGATATAAAGGATAA